A single genomic interval of Pseudomonadota bacterium harbors:
- the nhaA gene encoding Na+/H+ antiporter NhaA translates to MTTIETFLKRQSSSGMLLIFFTITALALQNSGLSDLYNGFLHTHVEIRFGNLQIAKPLLLWVNDGLMAVFFFLIGLEVKREFIEGHLSSLSQIALPGIAALGGMTVPALVFIAFNQGESFAMKGWAIPTATDIAFALGVLSLLGNRIPVSLKVFLLALAIIDDLGAIVIIALFYTADISTVSIVIASIALTTLFTMNRMGVASKAAYILLGIVLWVSVLKSGVHATLSGVALAFMIPLNCIGRDGKVFSMSKEMEYGLHYWVAFMILPLFAFVNAGVDLRGISFEEMLNPVPMGIMIGLFIGKQLGVFSFSWLAIKSGFASLPKDSSWNQLYGVSILTGIGFTMSLFVDTLAYDDNQIYHYADKLAILLGSFMSGIVGYYVLKSSK, encoded by the coding sequence ATAACCACCATTGAAACATTTTTAAAAAGACAATCATCGTCAGGCATGCTGCTGATTTTTTTCACTATTACTGCCCTGGCATTGCAAAACAGCGGCCTGTCTGATTTGTACAATGGATTTTTACATACGCATGTAGAAATTCGATTTGGTAATTTACAAATTGCCAAGCCCTTATTGCTCTGGGTAAATGATGGACTAATGGCGGTTTTTTTCTTTCTAATTGGGCTGGAGGTTAAAAGAGAATTTATTGAGGGTCATCTTTCCTCTCTAAGTCAGATCGCGTTACCAGGAATAGCAGCGCTCGGAGGAATGACGGTGCCTGCTCTGGTTTTCATTGCATTCAATCAAGGCGAGTCATTCGCAATGAAAGGCTGGGCAATACCAACCGCAACCGACATTGCTTTTGCTTTGGGAGTTTTATCTCTATTAGGGAATAGAATTCCCGTCTCTTTAAAAGTATTTCTGTTAGCGTTGGCTATTATTGATGATTTAGGAGCTATCGTTATTATAGCACTGTTTTACACGGCTGACATATCTACAGTCTCTATAGTCATCGCTTCAATCGCTCTTACTACCTTGTTTACCATGAACAGAATGGGCGTAGCTAGTAAAGCGGCTTATATTTTGCTCGGCATCGTGCTTTGGGTTAGCGTATTAAAATCAGGCGTTCATGCAACTCTATCAGGTGTCGCATTAGCCTTTATGATTCCTTTGAACTGTATAGGCAGAGACGGTAAAGTCTTTTCTATGAGCAAAGAAATGGAGTATGGTTTACATTATTGGGTAGCCTTTATGATATTGCCCCTTTTTGCTTTTGTTAATGCAGGTGTTGATTTAAGAGGGATTTCTTTTGAGGAAATGCTAAATCCTGTCCCTATGGGAATTATGATTGGATTATTTATCGGTAAACAGTTGGGGGTTTTTAGTTTTAGTTGGCTTGCTATCAAATCAGGATTCGCAAGCTTGCCCAAAGATAGTAGCTGGAATCAACTGTATGGTGTATCCATTCTTACCGGTATCGGATTTACCATGAGTTTATTTGTTGACACGTTGGCTTATGATGATAATCAGATTTATCACTATGCAGATAAACTAGCCATTCTCCTGGGTTCATTTATGTCTGGTATCGTTGGTTATTATGTTTTAAAAAGCTCGAAGTAG
- a CDS encoding YcaO-like family protein codes for MSYEIILNDAFKRFTLDQDKIKTPEETVNSFKETLKELDLDILESTSRIDNGRLKIPVYFSVCGKDASNITGTKKQMGKGATPSQAEASAVMELAERFSFFSFCQNPDNFFYEKPANINYNAISFEMIAKSVHDSSDDLKITKNIYDNLTLKWTWAYNLTKKESVLIPFNWFYMINEFNGPSAGNCVEEALSQGICEIVERHVSSLISINKLKVPLINPDSATDPMVVEMIEKYRAAGIKLYISDFSLGLGIPTVAVLAYDPSTFPEKSEIVWTAGTTPDPQKALSRALTEVAQLAGDFNTSSNYVASGLPKFTDLDNARFVMEAEPVIDIDNLPDISSNNIKVEVENLISSLYANDMEVIVINTMHPKLKIPAFYTIVPGAHFRERAASASTGLFCAKIIIENYEPENALYELMQMDQMLAGKYYIKFYIGQSYLLLNDPGSALPYFKQALELDPSKQDISSIYSYLGVCLKEMGEYRQAISMLKEGEKYDNERTDIFNLMGFCHFMLKEHEMAIENFMKVIKLDPASAIDYANIASNYRDMGEKEKAIYYYKTAIELDPSIEFAKTNLSKLLQA; via the coding sequence ATGAGTTATGAAATTATTCTAAATGATGCTTTCAAGCGTTTTACACTTGATCAGGACAAAATCAAAACACCGGAAGAAACCGTAAATAGCTTTAAAGAAACGCTTAAAGAACTTGATCTTGATATTCTTGAAAGCACTTCACGAATAGATAATGGCAGGCTGAAAATTCCCGTTTATTTCAGCGTATGTGGTAAAGATGCTTCAAATATTACCGGAACAAAAAAGCAGATGGGAAAAGGCGCAACTCCTTCACAAGCCGAAGCAAGTGCTGTAATGGAACTTGCAGAAAGATTCAGCTTTTTTTCTTTTTGCCAAAACCCCGATAATTTTTTCTATGAAAAACCTGCTAATATAAATTATAACGCAATCTCTTTTGAGATGATTGCAAAATCTGTTCATGACTCTTCGGATGATTTAAAAATAACAAAAAATATATATGATAACCTGACGCTTAAATGGACATGGGCATATAACCTGACAAAAAAAGAATCGGTGCTTATTCCCTTTAACTGGTTTTATATGATTAATGAATTCAACGGTCCATCCGCCGGAAATTGTGTGGAAGAGGCATTGAGTCAGGGAATTTGTGAAATTGTTGAGCGGCACGTTTCATCACTAATCAGCATAAATAAACTTAAAGTTCCTTTAATTAATCCTGATTCAGCAACAGATCCAATGGTAGTTGAAATGATAGAAAAATACCGTGCCGCGGGAATTAAACTATATATTTCGGACTTTTCTTTAGGACTCGGAATACCCACCGTAGCTGTTCTTGCTTATGATCCATCAACCTTTCCCGAAAAAAGTGAAATTGTGTGGACAGCAGGAACCACACCTGACCCTCAAAAGGCTTTAAGCAGGGCTCTTACGGAAGTAGCCCAGCTTGCCGGAGATTTTAATACATCCTCAAATTATGTTGCCAGCGGACTTCCAAAATTTACTGATCTCGACAATGCACGGTTTGTAATGGAAGCAGAACCAGTTATTGATATTGACAACCTCCCGGATATTTCCAGCAATAATATAAAAGTAGAAGTAGAAAACCTGATTTCATCGCTTTACGCAAACGATATGGAAGTAATAGTTATAAACACCATGCATCCCAAGCTTAAGATTCCTGCATTTTACACCATAGTGCCGGGCGCTCATTTCAGGGAAAGAGCTGCAAGTGCAAGTACCGGTTTGTTCTGCGCAAAAATCATTATTGAAAATTATGAACCCGAAAATGCTCTTTATGAGTTAATGCAAATGGATCAGATGCTTGCCGGAAAATATTACATAAAGTTTTATATAGGCCAGTCTTATCTTTTGTTAAATGATCCCGGCTCGGCATTACCTTATTTTAAACAGGCTCTTGAGTTAGACCCGTCAAAACAGGATATTTCCAGCATATATTCTTATCTTGGTGTATGTCTTAAAGAAATGGGGGAATACCGGCAGGCGATTTCCATGCTAAAAGAAGGTGAAAAATATGACAATGAAAGAACAGACATTTTCAACCTGATGGGATTTTGTCACTTCATGCTTAAAGAACATGAAATGGCTATCGAAAATTTTATGAAAGTTATAAAATTAGATCCGGCCTCTGCAATAGATTATGCAAATATAGCTTCAAATTACCGCGATATGGGAGAAAAAGAAAAAGCAATATACTATTACAAAACAGCTATCGAACTTGACCCTTCAATAGAATTTGCAAAAACCAATTTAAGTAAACTGCTACAAGCATAA
- a CDS encoding O-antigen ligase family protein, whose product MNYVSLWAAIWGGLSILLFFYDKPFAQRLLFYGRVESPIFGACTYATLFLFLMFSEKKTGKALRICALSILLLSIIFAQSRGPILALSVAVVAGLIGQSRKIMPFIIGGSGIVLWVLDYLKIISCGRIFWAHSSFRIPIWKQVISESINSGAWLFGHGIAVNETVTITPALSFPHAHSGYVGTFFIGGIIGVVLLLNLAVHIARQSLTIKSVRENGLAISLVVFALLSIATDTHILLKGPHPTWFFFWLPVAYLVAEEIKNSAEQ is encoded by the coding sequence ATGAATTACGTTTCTCTCTGGGCAGCTATATGGGGAGGGCTATCTATACTTTTATTTTTTTATGACAAGCCTTTTGCCCAAAGATTGCTTTTTTATGGCCGCGTTGAAAGTCCCATTTTTGGAGCCTGCACCTATGCCACACTGTTTTTGTTTTTAATGTTTTCCGAAAAAAAAACCGGGAAAGCTCTAAGAATTTGCGCGCTATCCATTCTTCTTTTGAGTATTATTTTTGCTCAGAGCCGAGGACCAATTTTAGCATTATCCGTAGCCGTTGTTGCGGGTTTGATTGGTCAGAGCAGAAAAATAATGCCATTTATCATAGGAGGTTCGGGTATAGTTTTATGGGTGCTCGATTATCTTAAAATTATATCCTGCGGAAGAATTTTTTGGGCACATTCCAGCTTTAGAATCCCAATATGGAAACAGGTTATTTCAGAGAGTATAAATAGCGGTGCTTGGCTTTTTGGTCACGGCATAGCGGTAAATGAAACTGTTACTATAACACCGGCTCTCAGTTTTCCGCATGCTCATAGCGGATATGTAGGAACATTTTTTATAGGCGGTATCATAGGAGTAGTATTATTGTTGAACCTGGCGGTTCATATAGCCAGGCAATCTTTGACTATTAAATCTGTAAGAGAAAACGGTCTCGCCATTTCTCTTGTTGTGTTTGCGCTGCTATCTATTGCAACAGATACTCATATACTGTTGAAAGGGCCTCACCCCACCTGGTTTTTTTTCTGGCTCCCTGTGGCATATTTAGTAGCAGAAGAGATAAAGAATAGTGCCGAGCAATAG
- a CDS encoding glycosyltransferase, whose translation MKTINILHIISKFHGDYPLLDDFILRLEPDRYQSTVIFLRGKPEKPTRIERAGIETIYPEKYLGQSRLIFPRRVLFLKSVIRDRGIDIIHCHRHKPTVYGVISSILAGGKPVISTVHGTGRTRSKKRQFTNRIIFNKTARIIGVSKAVHDDILMTNKWIDKEKVISIPNGLDYSKYLKVSSIPKQKIREEILKGHANSYWFGMVGRLAPKKNHQRLFRVFKNLVIDFPDSILLVAGAGQLEYELKKQIKDLGLEHNIVLLGQRENIPTFLHSLDAFIFPSLNEGLGLALLEAMAVGLPVVAADIGPCQEVVDSTESAILVDPKDEDSILKGLLKLRRLNTEEQSGMGIKARQRVLDAFTIEQMTEQIIRVYDDILLDQSKNRG comes from the coding sequence ATGAAAACAATAAACATCCTCCATATTATTTCGAAATTCCATGGTGATTATCCTCTGCTTGATGATTTCATTCTAAGACTAGAGCCAGATCGGTATCAAAGTACTGTCATTTTTCTTCGCGGCAAACCAGAGAAGCCCACTCGCATAGAACGGGCAGGCATTGAAACAATATATCCCGAAAAGTATTTAGGACAAAGCAGATTAATTTTTCCTCGGAGAGTCTTATTTCTAAAGAGTGTGATTCGGGACAGAGGAATCGATATCATTCACTGTCATCGGCACAAACCTACGGTATATGGGGTCATCTCCTCTATTCTTGCAGGTGGAAAACCAGTTATATCAACAGTTCACGGTACCGGACGGACAAGATCAAAGAAAAGACAATTTACAAATCGGATTATTTTTAATAAAACAGCCCGGATTATTGGTGTTTCTAAGGCTGTGCATGATGACATCTTGATGACCAATAAGTGGATAGACAAAGAAAAGGTTATAAGCATACCCAATGGCCTCGATTATTCTAAATATTTGAAAGTTTCATCTATACCAAAACAAAAGATTCGAGAAGAGATCCTTAAAGGGCATGCCAATAGTTATTGGTTCGGTATGGTAGGCAGACTGGCACCCAAGAAAAACCACCAGCGTTTGTTTAGGGTATTTAAGAACTTAGTTATAGATTTCCCAGATTCCATATTACTTGTTGCAGGCGCTGGCCAGCTAGAGTACGAGTTAAAGAAACAAATCAAAGACCTTGGTCTTGAGCATAATATTGTTCTTTTAGGACAAAGAGAAAATATCCCAACATTTCTACATTCTTTGGATGCTTTTATCTTTCCTTCTCTTAATGAAGGATTAGGACTTGCTTTGCTCGAAGCTATGGCTGTTGGACTTCCCGTGGTGGCAGCCGACATAGGGCCTTGTCAGGAAGTTGTTGATTCAACAGAAAGTGCCATTTTGGTGGATCCTAAAGATGAAGATAGCATCTTAAAGGGTTTATTGAAGCTAAGAAGGCTCAACACGGAAGAGCAGAGTGGTATGGGCATAAAAGCGAGGCAGAGGGTTTTGGATGCTTTTACTATAGAGCAGATGACAGAGCAGATTATCAGAGTTTATGATGATATACTGCTTGATCAGTCAAAGAATAGAGGATAA
- a CDS encoding glycosyltransferase — MGKTKILQVCHSYEPPFFDVANQYAAVFDGSKYEVTCLFLKGKDSPMVRNQAIADKLLFLESSTGDMRGMKAGLIKKLCRILAEEHYSLVVAHRYKAIYLIGIASLISSPILIVGVVHAYKVFSQLPRKLLVFLLRKRLKLLGVSESIRIDILDSLKTVSFNDVYSQPNCVEINRLQKEQLPCDEARHKLDLDTKSFIIATVGRMHPEKDQATLINAFCNATLQMPKAKLYIYGAGPLKDELKNLIVSLNLTDKVFLAGFVPEISRLFCAFDLFVLPSKIEPFGMVLIEAMSAKIPVLSSKSGGGVEILGNNNDLLFDIGDVEGLAAKLVYMYNLASGEQKMHIDFAINRVETLFSQQAFNQNFWKLPFMQNILASGH; from the coding sequence ATGGGAAAAACAAAAATACTTCAGGTTTGTCACAGCTATGAACCGCCTTTTTTTGATGTTGCCAACCAATACGCGGCAGTGTTTGATGGGAGTAAATATGAGGTTACCTGCCTTTTTTTAAAAGGTAAAGATTCTCCCATGGTGCGGAATCAGGCCATTGCTGACAAATTGCTGTTTCTGGAAAGCTCAACAGGCGATATGCGGGGAATGAAGGCAGGCCTTATTAAAAAGCTATGTCGCATCCTGGCTGAAGAACACTATTCCTTGGTAGTAGCTCATCGCTATAAAGCCATTTATCTCATAGGTATAGCCAGTCTTATATCGTCACCAATACTAATAGTCGGCGTGGTTCATGCCTACAAAGTGTTTTCGCAACTGCCCCGCAAACTGCTTGTCTTTCTGCTGCGCAAAAGACTCAAGCTGCTTGGTGTATCAGAATCTATCCGTATTGATATTCTTGATAGCCTTAAAACGGTCAGTTTTAATGATGTCTATTCACAGCCAAATTGTGTTGAAATAAACAGATTACAGAAAGAACAACTGCCATGTGATGAGGCACGACATAAACTGGATCTTGATACCAAAAGCTTTATCATCGCTACTGTGGGCAGGATGCATCCGGAAAAAGACCAGGCCACATTAATTAATGCTTTTTGCAATGCAACCTTACAGATGCCTAAAGCTAAGCTTTACATATACGGAGCAGGACCACTAAAAGATGAGCTGAAGAATTTAATCGTTTCCCTGAATCTTACAGACAAGGTGTTTTTGGCAGGCTTTGTTCCTGAAATTTCCAGACTCTTTTGCGCTTTTGATCTTTTTGTCTTACCTTCCAAAATCGAGCCGTTCGGCATGGTGCTTATCGAAGCAATGAGTGCAAAAATTCCGGTGCTTTCCTCAAAATCCGGTGGTGGCGTTGAGATTCTGGGCAACAATAACGATCTTCTCTTTGATATTGGGGATGTGGAAGGACTGGCAGCTAAACTTGTATATATGTATAACCTTGCATCAGGTGAGCAGAAAATGCATATTGATTTTGCGATAAACCGTGTGGAGACCCTTTTTTCCCAGCAGGCATTTAATCAAAACTTCTGGAAACTTCCCTTTATGCAAAACATATTAGCATCCGGACACTAA
- a CDS encoding GIY-YIG nuclease family protein, which yields MKNWIVYLVRCTDGTLYCGITNNLLKRIQAHNSGKGAVYTRGRFPVHLEAKSRAMTRSEALRLEIRIKKEPRAKKIKLLCVLGS from the coding sequence ATGAAAAATTGGATTGTTTATCTCGTACGATGCACTGATGGAACTCTTTATTGCGGGATAACCAATAATCTTCTAAAGCGCATCCAGGCGCACAATTCCGGAAAGGGGGCGGTTTACACGCGGGGGAGGTTTCCCGTCCACCTCGAAGCTAAAAGCCGGGCAATGACACGATCGGAGGCTCTCAGGCTGGAAATAAGGATCAAGAAAGAGCCAAGAGCGAAGAAGATCAAGCTCCTTTGTGTTTTAGGTTCATAA
- a CDS encoding virulence RhuM family protein codes for MNKNKNKEIQKYEKEETSIVRSSAAEYLTFVAASGEGGIEAVYSDENIWLTQKMMGVLYDVETHTINYHLKKVFSDSELEEESVIRNFRITATDVKNYNTNHYNLSAIIAVGYKVNSERAVQFRKWATQIIQEFTIKGYTMDDERLKNDGSVLGKKYWETRLNRFIEATDREILQDAGKVTVEIAKTHAESEFEKYRIIQDRLFESDFDRMIKQLEQKNEEDE; via the coding sequence ATGAATAAAAATAAAAACAAAGAAATACAAAAATACGAAAAAGAAGAGACCTCCATTGTTCGCTCCTCGGCGGCGGAATACCTGACCTTTGTGGCAGCCAGTGGAGAAGGCGGGATTGAGGCGGTCTACTCGGATGAGAATATTTGGCTGACACAGAAAATGATGGGCGTTCTCTATGATGTTGAGACGCATACCATTAACTATCACCTGAAAAAAGTGTTTTCTGACAGTGAGCTGGAAGAAGAGTCAGTTATTCGAAATTTTCGAATAACTGCCACAGATGTCAAAAACTACAACACAAATCACTACAATCTTTCGGCCATCATCGCCGTTGGTTATAAGGTTAATTCGGAGCGGGCTGTGCAGTTCCGCAAATGGGCAACCCAAATCATTCAGGAGTTCACCATCAAAGGCTATACGATGGATGATGAACGCCTGAAGAATGATGGCTCTGTCCTTGGTAAAAAATATTGGGAAACCCGCCTGAACCGGTTTATTGAGGCCACAGATCGTGAAATTCTACAGGACGCCGGAAAAGTAACTGTTGAAATTGCCAAAACCCATGCCGAAAGTGAATTTGAAAAATATCGCATCATTCAGGACCGTCTTTTCGAGAGCGACTTCGACCGTATGATCAAACAGCTGGAACAGAAGAATGAGGAAGATGAATAG
- the speB gene encoding agmatinase: MKRKKQIYFGSNEVSPRGFDNSKIVVLPLCYENAPSYGIGSQDGPYHILDASMQLESMDEETLVNWEDIGIHTLKPLIPANDPEKAVKEMKKAAKAVLEKDKFLLSLGGDHAISIGPIMAAAQIYPDIGVLQVDAHLDLRNSWNGSKYNHACVMRRVVDDIKIPVVQVGIRSFSEEESEYVKKNKLKPFYAHKIESSDDSWIDKVAQTLPEKVYMTIDLDGLDPSVLPGTGTPEPGGLSYRQLIRLIKAVGKKRKVIAADINELSKIDGSNVSEFTAAKIATKIFVYCL, from the coding sequence ATGAAAAGAAAAAAACAAATTTATTTCGGCAGCAATGAAGTTTCCCCAAGAGGTTTTGATAATTCAAAAATAGTTGTATTACCGCTATGCTATGAGAATGCGCCATCATATGGAATCGGCAGTCAAGATGGCCCATACCATATACTTGATGCATCGATGCAGCTTGAAAGTATGGATGAAGAAACATTAGTTAATTGGGAAGATATAGGCATTCATACCCTAAAACCGTTGATTCCGGCAAATGATCCTGAAAAAGCTGTCAAAGAAATGAAAAAAGCAGCAAAGGCTGTTCTTGAAAAAGATAAATTTTTATTATCTCTTGGTGGAGACCATGCAATTTCAATCGGACCTATCATGGCGGCAGCACAAATTTATCCTGACATAGGAGTGTTGCAGGTAGACGCTCATCTTGATTTGAGAAACAGCTGGAACGGAAGCAAGTATAATCATGCCTGTGTAATGCGAAGGGTTGTTGATGATATAAAGATACCGGTTGTTCAAGTTGGAATAAGGTCTTTTTCTGAAGAAGAATCCGAATATGTTAAGAAAAACAAATTAAAACCATTTTATGCGCATAAAATAGAATCTTCTGATGATTCATGGATAGATAAAGTTGCACAGACTCTGCCTGAAAAAGTATATATGACTATAGATCTTGACGGGCTTGATCCTTCGGTTTTACCCGGCACAGGCACTCCTGAACCAGGGGGCCTTTCTTACAGGCAGCTTATTAGGCTTATAAAAGCAGTCGGTAAAAAAAGAAAAGTGATTGCAGCAGATATCAACGAACTATCGAAAATAGATGGCTCTAATGTATCGGAGTTTACTGCTGCAAAGATTGCAACTAAAATTTTTGTATATTGCCTGTAA
- a CDS encoding arginine decarboxylase, pyruvoyl-dependent gives MYVPKYMFFTKGFGVAKEKLSSFENALRDARIAHLNIVTVSSIFPPRCKILDIEKGLSKLEAGEVTYCVMAREQINEPGRRVVASIGLALPAEPGRYGYLSEHHGFGQTELEAGEYAEDLAASMLANTLGIDFDPDKDYDERREVYKMSGKIVKSQHTSQGCLGAEKNLWTTVVAAAIFVG, from the coding sequence ATGTATGTGCCAAAGTATATGTTTTTCACCAAAGGATTTGGAGTAGCGAAGGAAAAACTGTCTTCCTTTGAAAATGCTCTTCGCGATGCGCGCATTGCGCATCTTAATATAGTTACCGTTTCATCAATATTTCCGCCACGCTGCAAGATATTAGACATTGAAAAGGGGCTTTCAAAGCTTGAAGCGGGTGAAGTAACATATTGTGTTATGGCTCGTGAGCAAATTAATGAGCCTGGCCGAAGAGTTGTTGCAAGCATAGGCCTTGCTTTACCTGCCGAACCTGGACGTTACGGATATCTTTCCGAACATCACGGATTCGGCCAGACCGAACTTGAAGCCGGTGAATATGCCGAAGATCTTGCCGCATCAATGCTTGCAAATACACTGGGCATCGATTTTGATCCGGATAAAGACTACGACGAACGACGCGAAGTTTACAAGATGAGCGGAAAGATAGTCAAATCACAACATACAAGCCAAGGCTGTTTGGGTGCGGAGAAGAATCTCTGGACTACAGTAGTTGCAGCGGCCATTTTTGTAGGATAA
- a CDS encoding aldo/keto reductase, with translation MKINQQGFSRRDFLRSASIAGLGTMLSSSDSLGNMPDKTQNTGKDTVAKRPFGKTGEKVSMLSLGGMFDIPSNQLLLKQAIKWGVTYWDTADCYEGGKSEQGIGKFFDKYPEDRKKIFLVSKSDDRDPDGMTRLLNRSLERMKTSYVDLYFIHGLKKIDELDNNTKKWAEKAKADKKIRFFGFSTHSNMEKNMLAASRLGWIDGIMMTYNFRLMHTDNMKKAVEACVKAGIGLTAMKTQGGGQVNTSSETELEMAGRFIKKGYSDKQAKLKAIWENPDIASICSQMPSITILMSNIAAAIDKTRLSSVEKDLLNQYAKETACTYCAGCTRICEAAVSGAVPIGNLMRCLMYSRNYKEPVLAKELFETIPFSERKRLTDLDFSVAEKNCPQNLEIGKLIREACHELS, from the coding sequence ATGAAGATCAATCAACAAGGCTTTTCGCGAAGGGATTTTTTGAGAAGCGCATCCATTGCAGGTTTGGGAACAATGCTGTCATCTTCCGATTCTCTTGGAAACATGCCGGATAAAACGCAAAATACCGGCAAGGATACGGTAGCAAAGCGCCCATTCGGCAAAACAGGCGAGAAAGTATCTATGCTGTCGCTTGGCGGAATGTTTGATATACCGTCAAATCAGCTTCTTTTAAAACAGGCTATTAAGTGGGGTGTGACCTACTGGGATACTGCTGATTGCTATGAGGGAGGAAAAAGCGAACAGGGTATAGGCAAGTTTTTTGATAAATACCCCGAAGATAGAAAAAAGATATTTCTTGTATCAAAGTCTGACGATAGAGACCCTGATGGAATGACCCGCCTTTTGAACCGGTCTCTTGAAAGAATGAAAACTTCTTATGTTGATCTGTATTTTATTCATGGTTTAAAAAAAATCGATGAACTTGATAATAACACAAAAAAATGGGCCGAGAAGGCAAAGGCGGATAAGAAGATACGGTTTTTCGGTTTCAGCACTCACAGCAATATGGAAAAAAATATGTTGGCTGCTTCCCGTCTCGGCTGGATAGACGGAATAATGATGACATATAATTTCAGACTTATGCATACCGATAATATGAAAAAAGCGGTAGAAGCCTGTGTGAAAGCCGGAATAGGTTTAACCGCCATGAAAACTCAAGGCGGGGGCCAGGTTAATACAAGCTCCGAAACAGAGCTTGAAATGGCCGGAAGATTTATAAAAAAAGGATATAGCGATAAACAGGCAAAGCTAAAAGCTATCTGGGAAAATCCTGATATTGCAAGTATTTGTTCACAAATGCCAAGCATTACCATCCTTATGTCCAATATTGCCGCAGCCATAGATAAGACCAGGCTTTCATCTGTTGAAAAAGATCTTTTAAATCAATATGCCAAAGAAACGGCTTGTACTTACTGCGCCGGCTGCACCCGGATATGCGAAGCTGCCGTTTCCGGGGCTGTTCCTATTGGCAACCTTATGCGCTGTCTTATGTATTCAAGAAATTATAAGGAACCGGTATTAGCAAAAGAGCTTTTTGAAACAATTCCCTTTTCGGAAAGAAAAAGATTAACAGATCTTGATTTTTCGGTTGCTGAAAAGAATTGTCCGCAGAATTTAGAAATAGGAAAGCTTATCAGAGAAGCCTGCCACGAGTTATCATAA